A portion of the Oncorhynchus masou masou isolate Uvic2021 chromosome 11, UVic_Omas_1.1, whole genome shotgun sequence genome contains these proteins:
- the LOC135547958 gene encoding short transient receptor potential channel 2-like, translating into MENLTPEQWREIVNKKMRFPLELISAIQEGNIVMMCGLLNTGDGIIRQLDDSEDRLWREALNLSIRLGNEDTMDALLQGIKFDFRQIHEALLVAVDTNQPRVVKRLLDRLDQEKGNKMDVRSFSLAIFDHSIDDSQFAPGVTPLTLACQKDLYEIVTMLTQKGHIIPRPHKISCACLECRNGRQYDLLKFSLSRINTYRGIASRAYLSITSEDAMLSAFGLSRELRKLSKKEPEFKPQYLGLEELCQEFAVELLGMCRNQSEVTTILNSCGDESQDALDQQAFEEGIPNLTRLRLAVNCNQKQFVAHPICQQVLSSIWCGNLSGWRGSKTAWKLLVSVGIFFTMPLLCLVYWIAPKSKVGKILKIPVIKFLLHSASYMWFLITLLGESITMELYRDQFASRQQNILHSSFHMVWVVGFFWYECKEVWIEGLRSYFLDWWNCMDMMVLSMYLASFTLRVLIMLKGHFLCQAPDGTEECAYFTQTVRQDWHQEDPQLIAEVLFAVTSMLSFTRLAYILPAQESLGTLQISIGKMIDDMMRFMFILMIIGTAFLCGINNIYVPYVTQPYLGRFNETFRFLFWTMFGVANQDYVDMPEFVVAEFVGRILYGIFTLVIVIVLLNMLIAMITNSFQKIEDDADVEWKFARSKLYLSYFREGLTMPVPFNIIPSPKAFFYLIRGIFRQICCCCTLNSTPDYPPITSMSNGKEVDGGGSGENQIPYRQQVIRALVQRYIESERRKFEETKRKDVGNRITELNKVVGRLHAEMKAIMQVLVDSGQAAGDIPNTDGSSILGKYIMGAKNNFRGFDNRLDNKHTPLQVSVEVGQQGKVAEEKAGAVVMLDDKGMEVEHDRKVDIGKDGRTAMGLDKKVEMGKEAKDGGMVAEGTAEETKQVGDMDVVKMEEGRADGRKGERRVEEVVKESEQNMENGGKGEVRVEEMVKETEHKMERRGNSDGKGEKGINKACTNKMVEKRVEGEASPGKAEVRMEVKDKGKNVDSSVDNTIRDKGVVGGDKTVNEMGVCGNESKVDMGLEDVKEVERKVKAMELKEKRVVGKINVAERWNKGEGRAVEENVTERKAAKAGMVVVENTARAGVNILGEKVVPSPTGSSSSQDTGFGSQEGEGSINGGPMRPAYLSASSPD; encoded by the exons ATGGAAAACCTCACA CCAGAGCAATGGCGGGAGATAGTGAACAAGAAGATGCGCTTCCCTCTGGAGCTGATCAGTGCCATCCAGGAGGGGAACATAGTGATGATGTGTGGCCTGCTGAATACTGGTGACGGTATCATCCGCCAGCTGGACGACTCCGAGGACCGGCTGTGGAGAGAGGCCCTGAACCTGTCCATCCGCCTGGGCAACGAGGACACCATGGACGCCCTCCTCCAGGGCATCAAGTTTGACTTCCGCCAGATCCATGAAGCTCTGCTGGTTGCCGTGGACACCAACCAGCCCCGCGTGGTGAAAAGGCTCCTCGACCGCCTGGACCAGGAGAAGGGCAACAAGATGGATGTGCGATCCTTCTCCCTGGCCATCTTTGACCACTCTATCGACGACTCACAGTTCGCCCCAGGCGTGACCCCGCTGACCCTGGCCTGTCAGAAGGACCTGTATGAGATTGTCACCATGCTGACCCAGAAGGGCCACATCATCCCACGGCCACACAAGATCTCCTGTGCCTGTCTAGAGTGTAGGAACGGGCGACAGTATGACCTGCTGAAGTTCTCCCTGTCTCGCATCAACACCTACCGTGGCATTGCCAGCCGGGCCTACCTGTCCATCACCTCAGAGGATGCCATGCTCAGTGCCTTCGGCCTCAGCAGGGAGCTACGCAAACTCTCCAAGAAGGAACCTGAGTTCAAG cctcagTACTTGGGTCTGGAGGAGCTGTGCCAGGAGTTTGCGGTGGAGCTGTTGGGGATGTGCCGTAACCAGAGTGAGGTCACCACCATCCTGAACAGCTGTGGAGATGAAAGCCAGGACGCCCTTGACCAGCAGGCCTTCGAGGAGGGCATCCCCAACCTGACCCGCCTGAGGCTTGCCGTCAACTGCAACCAAAAACAG ttTGTAGCCCACCCTATCTGCCAGCAGGTGCTGTCCTCTATTTGGTGTGGGAACCTGTCTGGCTGGAGAGGCAGCAAGACGGCCTGGAAGCTGCTGGTGTCTGTGGGGATCTTCTTCACCATGCCCCTACTCTGCCTCGTCTACTGGATTGCACCCAAGTCCAAG GTGGGAAAGATACTGAAGATTCCGGTGATCAAGTTCCTTCTTCACTCTGCCTCCTACATGTGGTTCCTTATCACATTGTTGGGAGAGTCCATCACCATGGAGTTGTACAGAGATCAGTTTGCTTCGCGTCAGCAGAATATTCTGCACAGCTCATTCCACATGGTGTGGGTGGTCG GGTTCTTCTGGTATGAATGTAAGGAGGTGTGGATTGAAGGTCTGCGGAGCTACTTCCTGGACTGGTGGAACTGCATGGACATGATGGTGCTCAGCATGTACTTGGCCTCCTTCACTCTGCGTGTCCTCATCATGCTCAAAGGTCACTTCCTGTGCCAGGCCCCTGACGGGACTGAGGAGTGTGCCTACTTCACCCAGACTG TGCGCCAGGACTGGCATCAGGAGGACCCCCAGCTCATAGCTGAGGTACTGTTTGCAGTGACCAGTATGCTGAGCTTCACCCGCTTGGCCTACATCCTGCCTGCACAGGAGTCCCTGGGTACACTCCAGATCTCCATAGGGAAGATGATCGATGACATGATGAG GTTCATGTTCATATTGATGATTATTGGAACTGCTTTCCTCTGTGGTATCAATAACATCTATGTTCCTTATGTCACCCAACCATATCTTGGAAG GTTTAACGAGACCTTTCGTTTCCTGTTCTGGACCATGTTTGGGGTGGCCAACCAGGACTATGTGGACATGCCCGAGTTTGTGGTTGCAGAGTTTGTGGGCAGAATCCTTTACGGCATCTTCACCCTGGTGATTGTGATCGTGCTACTCAACATGCTCATTGCAATGATCACCAACTCCTTCCAGAAGATTGAG GATGATGCTGACGTTGAGTGGAAATTTGCCCGATCCAAGCTCTATCTGAGTTACTTCCGAGAAGGTCTCACTATGCCTGTCCCCTTCAACATCATCCCCTCACCTAAGGCCTTTTTCTACCTCATACG GGGTATTTTTCGTCAGATCTGCTGCTGTTGTACTTTGAACTCGACACCAGACTATCCCCCCATAACCTCCATG TCGAACGGGAAGGAGGTGGATGGTGGAGGGTCGGGGGAGAACCAGATACCTTATCGCCAGCAGGTGATACGGGCTCTGGTGCAGCGCTACATTGAGTCTGAACGTCGGAAGTTTGAGGAGACCAAGAGAAAAG ATGTGGGTAATCGGATCACAGAGCTAAACAAGGTGGTGGGCAGGCTGCATGCTGAGATGAAGGCCATCATGCAGGTTCTGGTGGACTCTGGCCAGGCTGCAGGAGACATCCCCAACACTGATGGCTCCTCCATCCTGGGGAAATACATAATGGGAGCCAAGAACAACTTCAGGGGGTTCGACAACAGGctggacaacaaacacacacctctacaGGTGTCTGTGGAGGTGGGGCAACAGGGAAAAGTAGCGGAAGAGAAGGCTGGAGCAGTGGTGATGCTAGATGACAAAGGGATGGAGGTGGAACACGACAGAAAGGTGGATATAGGAAAGGATGGAAGGACAGCAATGGGACTAGACAAAAAAGTGGAGATGGGAAAGGAGgcaaaggatggagggatggtggcaGAGGGGACGGCAGAAGAGACGAAACAGGTAGGAGACATGGATGTTGtgaagatggaggaggggagagctgatggaaggaagggagagagaagggtggaggaggtaGTGAAGGAGTCAGAGCAGAACATGGAAaatggaggaaagggagaggtaAGAGTGGAAGAAATGGTAAAGGAGACAGAGCACAAGATGGAAAGGAGAGGCAACAGTGAcgggaagggggagaaggggataaaTAAGGCATGCACCAATAAGATGGTGGAGaaaagggtggagggagaggccAGTCCGGGTAAGGCAGAAGTAAGGATGGAAGTGAAAGACAAAGGGAAAAATGTAGATAGCAGTGTGGATAATACAATCAGGGACAAAGGAGTTGTAGGAGGTGACAAAACAGTTAATGAAATGGGAGTATGTGGGAATGAAAGTAAAGTAGACATGGGATTGGAAGATGtgaaagaggtagagaggaaggtCAAAGCGATGGAACTAAAGGAGAAAAGAGTGGTGGGGAAGATCAACGTGGCAGAGAGGTggaataagggggaggggagggcagTGGAGGAGAATGTGACTGAGAGGAAGGCTGCCAAGGCtggcatggtggtggtggagaatACTGCCAGGGCTGGGGTGAATATCCTGGGGGAGAAGGTGGTTCCTTCCCCGACCGGCAGCAGCAGCTCACAGGACACTGGCTTCGGCTCACAAGAAGGGGAGGGGTCCATCAATGGAGGACCAATGAGACCCGCATATCTGAGTGCATCATCTCCAGATTAG